The stretch of DNA CCCTAGACGAGAATCATCGGTGCCGTAACCGACTTTTGCAATACCATTGCCAACTCCATCCTCCCCGCCTTTATTGCCCGCTGCCTTAAGATATGGGACAGGATCTGGCCATATTGGTTCGAATTTAGGAGCAACAATCCCAACAATAACGCTAAAAGCAATCATTAAAACTAATGGCCTCATCCATTTTCGGGTGATGAGAGTATCAGTCGTTACTTTTTCTTTAGCCACGATACGGTAATACGTTAACATCCCCATAACAGCAAAACCCACTACGACCGTTCGGACAATCGCTGTTTTTGCACTATAGAGTGTAAAAGTGTCCAAAACCGTTATATAAATAAGAGTCATAAAGAAAAAGATGAAAATACTTTTCCGATTCAACAGCCAATAGTGAACTAAATACACCATTAACCATAGAAGAATAAAAAACAAAAATGTCCGAAATTCATTTGTAATTCCTGCCCAATCCCTCGCCAAAATCACACTAAAATTTGTGGTCAAATTACCTGCAAAGGAGGACAACCAACTAAATTCAAAAAATCCAGTATCATAATGAAACAGGTTAAGCGAAAAGAAGATGAACCATATTTTTAAAATCGTTTGCCAAATCCACCTTACTCGTAAGAACGATATCGTAAAAGAAAGCAGAATGAAGATCACAAACATTTCAATATGATCAGTTTGGGTTAGTTGCTCCACTGGACGCAGCCATTCCCATAGAAGCAAAAAGCCAAGTAAATATAATAAAAAGGTCTGGATATCTCTTTTCATCGCACATTTACCTCCGAAAAGGCAGAAGCAAATTTTCCTTCATGAACCATAAGAACACGTACGTTTCGTGCATTTGCAAGTGCAATCAGCGATTTCTCATCTTGGGTAGGAGTTTCTGATTTTCCTTTGATGAGAAACAAAGTAATTTTCCCTTTTCTTTGCCCTAGAAAGCCTGCCTTTTCTATTAAAGGTTTTGTTAACTGAGCTGTTACGAGTAAGAAGGATACCGTTTGCTGAACAAACATTCCTTCGGTCTCTAACACCTTCTCAAATGAAGAAGAACTACTTGCATCTATCCTAGCAAGATGATAAAAGAGTTGATGCAGTTGATCATCTCCGCCTCTAATTGGAAATGACGCTCTTTCTCGGCTAATGGTTAAAAGGCCTGTTTGTGCTCCCTTTTTCAAAACTGCCCGTAATAAAGATGCTGTAAAGGAAACAATTGCCTCAAAGTGCTTATCCGGCGCACAATCCATCACCAAAAACACATCATGGGATTGCCGCTGCTCAAATTCCTTTGTCATAATTTCGTTGCGTTTTGCAGATGCTTTCCAATTAATCCATGAGAAGCGGTCACCCGGCTGGTAATCCCTTACGCCAATCGCCAGTGTGGTATCACGTTGTACACGTTCTCTTGATGCAGTCATACCTTGATCAAAATGGGTCTCAAATGGCCGGTAAATTAACTCTGTATAGGCTGGATAAGAGATAATTTTACTTTCAGTGTGATACACTTTTTCTTTTTCAAGTAAGCCCAGAAGGTCACCTGTTCGAATGACAAAGCTATTGAATACATGCTCCCCCCGCGGCAGTTCATCAATGATATATTCATAGGAAAATTCTTTCCTAAAACCAGGCAATACGAGTGACTTTGCATTCTTTTTCTGATGAGAAAACTTTAGCGTTTCATTTAATTGGTCCTCAATCAGCAAATAAAATATAGGAAAAAAAGAATTTCTCTTTACCTTTACGGTTACTTTTAAAGACTCCCCTGCATTATAGTCAGTCTTAGGTATTTCACGAGTAATTTCCAACTCATTCAAAGAATAGAACGATAAGCAGAAACAATAGAGAGCAAAAGGTAAAAAACTATAAAATAAAAACCAGCTTACAAATCCACCTTGAAACATGGCATAAGAAAAGGTAAGCAAAATCAAAAATAGTAAGATGACAAACTTCCATACTTTTTTGAATGGATTCCACAATCTCCTCATCATTACTTCACAAGCCTTTGTACAGGTACAGGTATTCTCGCAATCACGCGATGGACAATTTCTTCTGCAGAAATCCCTTCAAACCTTGCTTCTGATTTTAAAATGATCCGGTGTGATAAAACAAACGGCGCTAAATATTGTATATCATCCGGAAGAATATAATCGCGGCCAAACATGAAGGCGTAAGCTTGTGCCGCTTTCATCAAAGCAATTGATCCCCTTGGACTTGCCCCCAGGTAGACCCCAGAAAAGCGTCTCGTCATGTTGACGATATCAACGATATAGCG from Neobacillus sp. CF12 encodes:
- a CDS encoding DUF58 domain-containing protein, coding for MMRRLWNPFKKVWKFVILLFLILLTFSYAMFQGGFVSWFLFYSFLPFALYCFCLSFYSLNELEITREIPKTDYNAGESLKVTVKVKRNSFFPIFYLLIEDQLNETLKFSHQKKNAKSLVLPGFRKEFSYEYIIDELPRGEHVFNSFVIRTGDLLGLLEKEKVYHTESKIISYPAYTELIYRPFETHFDQGMTASRERVQRDTTLAIGVRDYQPGDRFSWINWKASAKRNEIMTKEFEQRQSHDVFLVMDCAPDKHFEAIVSFTASLLRAVLKKGAQTGLLTISRERASFPIRGGDDQLHQLFYHLARIDASSSSSFEKVLETEGMFVQQTVSFLLVTAQLTKPLIEKAGFLGQRKGKITLFLIKGKSETPTQDEKSLIALANARNVRVLMVHEGKFASAFSEVNVR